ATGCAGGAAAAACAATTATTATTAAAAGAAATATAGTTAAAGAAATTTTGTACATAAAATCAATTTAAAATATTTTAGTAATAAAATAATAAGCAAGGTATCCTGAGACACCTAACTTCATAATAACACCGGCAACAAAACCAAGGAAAGCACCAAATCCTGATTTTAAAGCAGGTTTAAATTCTTTACCGTCAATCATTTCACCAATTACAGCACCAACAAAAGGTCCGAGAATAATTCCTATTGGTCCAAAAAATAATCCGATAATCAAACCTATGGTACTTCCCCAAACACCTTTTTTGGAACCTCCGAACTTTTTAGTTCCCCAAATTGGTACAACATAATCCAAAACAGTTACAGCTATTGTAAGCAATGCTGCAATAATCAAAAATTTATCTGTAAACTGATGAGCTTCTGTAAAATGAAGCAATAAGATAGAAATATAACTAATAGGAGGTCCTGGAATTACGGGAACAAAACAGCCTGCTATTCCAACAATTAATAAAACTGCTCCTATTACAATTAATACTATATCCATTATGAAATAATTTTAAAAATCTGCACTCATTACTGAACCTGAGCCACTAATCTTACTTCTAACTTTTGGATCTCCATTGTATTCAACATCACCACTACCACTAACTTTTGCGTCCAATTTTTGTACAACATCAATAAAAGCCTCTCCCGAGCCACTTAGATCTATATCCGTTTCAACGGTTTTAAGTTTAAAAGCATTCAAATCACCGGATCCGCTAATACTTATGTTATGTTTATTGGCATTTCCTTCAAGTGTTATTTCTCCTGAACCGGAGATTTTTGTTTTTAAATCATTTGTCTGCAACGAAAGAAATAT
This genomic interval from Bacteroidota bacterium contains the following:
- a CDS encoding DUF456 domain-containing protein, with product MDIVLIVIGAVLLIVGIAGCFVPVIPGPPISYISILLLHFTEAHQFTDKFLIIAALLTIAVTVLDYVVPIWGTKKFGGSKKGVWGSTIGLIIGLFFGPIGIILGPFVGAVIGEMIDGKEFKPALKSGFGAFLGFVAGVIMKLGVSGYLAYYFITKIF